DNA sequence from the Prolixibacter sp. SD074 genome:
TTACTACCGGGCGAAAATTAAAGAACGCCAAAAAAGGTTCAAAAAGCATACCTGAAACCCAATCCAAACCTGGCTGCATTAAAATCTGTCCCGTGGGTTACCACAAAGGCAGGCCCGCTAAACTTCGGGTGAAATTCCAATGACCGGGTTTAGTTGCCAGTTATAATCCGCCATGAGGAGCGGGCCGCACCGGTCGATGCCGCGTTCGAACAATATACCGGGACCTACCCTGAATTTATGCTGTTTGTCAAGAGTGTTTTGCGCCGTTATTGGCTGAAGAGACAATAGCAAAATAATGATTGTCAGGCTGATGGTTGGTTTCTGGTTGTCCATATAAAGTGGTTATACCGGGAAATGTACGCTATCCGGTTTTAAAAATAATGAATTCGATGAAATTACGGGCTAAGCAAACAAAACAAGGTTCTGAACGTTATAAACTGTGCCAGGGACTAACGAATTCTCACAAAAGAAAAATAGAGATGATTGATTGAGGTTGTGGTGTCTTCACAAGTCAATTGAAATTAAACTTTAAACACATGAAAAAACTATTTCTTTTATCAGCATTATTCATTGCTGGACTGGCCATGTCGGCTAATGCACAAGTTGTAAAAGACCACGCAATTGGTTTGCGGTTCGGAGGCGGAAGCGGATTTGGCACCGAAGTTTCGTATCAGCATGGTTTGTCGGATTTAAACCGGCTGGAATTTGATTTAGGCCTGATTTCGCACAGCGACTATACAGCCTGGGGATTAACAGGAATCTATCAATGGGTTTGGCCTTTGGGCGAAGGATTTAACTGGTATGCCGGACCGGGCGCTAAGATTGGTTCATGGGATTATAAAAGCAGTTATACCGGAAGCAGTAGTAGTGGTTTTTATCTGGCTGTAGCGGGTGATATTGGTATTGAGTATTCATGGCCCTTTGGTTTGCAGCTCGGTTTAGATATGAGACCCGAATTGGGCTTAGTAAACCATGGTGATAGTTTTGACTTTAATCTTGGCCTCGGAGTACGTTACCAGTTTTAATGGAGCAGATTTATATTTCAACTAAAAAAGAGGAAGAGATGCAGTTTTCAATTGCATCTCTTTTTTTATCTCATTTACATTGTTTTGCATCAGGTATTTTCACTTAGGTAAATTAATTCTTTGATAATATTGTCGATCCCTTCAGTTATTTGCAGAATGGTTGCATCGAGCATGTAACAGGGGTTTGTGACCAGTTTGTATTTTTCATCGACAATAATTTCACCATGTTCGGTAATTTATTCGTCTTCATCGATGTAAGATTTTGGTTTTTTAGTAAAGTTACCTTCTCAGGGGTAAGTATGAAAGAATTATAATGGATAAACAGCGGATTCTTCCTTCTCCTTTTAATTTATTAGCCTATTTAAACGTTTATGCGGGTATAAATAACGCAATTTAATCTTGTTGTATTTTTTGTATCGAACATTTTAAAAAGAATTCGGTTTAGTAAGAGGTACCTTGAGTGGTAAGATAAATAAAGGAATATTCCCGTAAAATTCGGGATATGTGATAATTAAAATAATAAGATACACATGAAAGAGAATGCTAAAAAAGTAACGTTTGCCGGAAACCCGGTGACACTTGTTGGAGAAGAGATAAAAGTGGGACAGAAAGCTCCTGAATTTACGGTTGTAGGAGCAGACTTGAGTCCGGTTAAGTTAAGTGATTATGCAGGAAAAGTGGTTGTTATTGCCGTTTATCCTTCTATCGATACAGATGTTTGTGCTGCACAAAACCGTCGTTTTAATGCTGAAGCAGACAAACTGGGTGATGCCGTAGTTCTTTCGGTTTCCTGTGATTTACCTTTTGCGCAAAAACGTTTTTGTGCAGCAGAAGGCCTGGATAACATCGTAACATTGTCTGATCACCGCGATACGGACTTTGGAGTAAAATACGGATTTCTGATTAAGGAACTGCGTTTGCTGGCTCGTGGTACGGTTGTCATCGACAAAGAGGGAACTGTTAAATACGTAGAATTTGTTCCGGAAATCACTACCGAACCCGATTACGAAGTTGCTCTTAAAGTAGTCAAAGAGTTGCTTTGATAATTGATTGATAAAAATGAAAGCTGGTTGAAAATGAAGTAAATACGCTTCAATCAATCAGTTTTTTTTCTGTTGTTACTTCTTTGCTACACCAATTCCGGGAATTTCATCTGAGAGCGAATACACAGGTTCGGTGAATTCCGGGCCACCGGTAAACGGATCCTGTGCCGGTTCCAAATGCGGATCCAAATCAACAAAGCGGAAGCCGCCCAATCCGGCTGCCAGATGTACAGCGCACCCCAGTCCCAGCCTTGATTCAATCATACAACCAATCATCAGTTCCATATTAGCGCTTCGTGCGATTGCGGCGATATCCAAAGCTTCCACTATTCCTGATTTCATAAGCTTGATGTTGATCAAATCAGCACATCCGGCCTGTACGACTTTAATGGCATCGGCCGATGTAAAGACCGACTCATCTGCTGCGATTGGCACTGACGTATGATCCTTCACGAATTTCATTCCGCACAAGTCATCCTTCCTGACAGGCTGTTCAAATAATTCAGGACGAATATTGTTCTTTTCAAGCTCTTTCAGGAAGTAAACAGCATCAGCTGGCGAATATCCCTGGTTGGCATCCAGCATGAGCCGGCACCCCGGTGCCCCGTCTTTGATGGCCAGTAACCGGTCGATATCTTCTACCAGGTTTTTACCGACTTTGGTTTTTAGGGTATTGTACCCTTTGCTGCTGAGTTTGGCTGCATTTTTCCGGGCTGTGTCGGTCGATACGATATCAATGGTATAGTCGGTTTCGATTTGATTTTCGGCCTTACCAAGGAAAGTATACAATGGTGTGTTTAGCGATTTTGCGAAGGCATCAATGAGGGCCATTTCGATAGCACTTCGGGCAGCTGCCTGCACACCATACACACTTTTCAGGTGTTTGGATATTTGCCGGAATTCGGCTGCTTCCTTCCCGATAAGGAATTTTTGACAACTATTGATTGTGGCCAGTGCCGTGGCCTGATTCTCCCCGTTAACAGGTTCCAACGGAGCAGCTTCGCCGTAACCTTCTATGCCGTTTTCGAGACGTACGATGATGAGCACATTCTCCATCTCGTATTTTACACCGGTGGCTATTGTAAACGGTGCATCCAGCGGGATGTTAATGGTTTCGATGAAAACCTCTTTAATGGTGGTGGGTATCATATTTTTCTCTCCATTGTTTTAAGGTTTGTAACAGGTGTTGTATTTGAGTTTCAGTGTGTATACTTGATACGGTAATTCGTACAATGAATTGGCTCGTTTTAACCGGATAGTCGACTGCCGGAGCAACGATCCCGTTTTCTTCAAGGAATTGAGAGAGATGAACTGCTGTTTGTTTTTTCTTGAAATAGAGAGGAATAATGGGTGTAGATCCAGTGGTTGTCGAAAACGCCAGATCTTCAATTCCCTTTCGAAGCATACGAGTATTATTCATTAATGTGGTACGCAGTTCCGGATGTTTTTCAATAAGTTTCAGTGACGATAAGCCTGCGGCTACGATCGGTGGTGGCAATGCAGTGGATGCGCCATAGAACGTTGATTTTTTCCGGATGGCCTCAATTAGTCCGTGATTACCTGCAATGAAGCCGCCATAGGAGCCAATCGCTTTGCTCATGGTTTCACTTTGATAAAGATCGGGTGCGTTGTCCAGATGAAAGTGTTCGGGAGTTCCCCGCCCGTTTTCTCCGAGAACGCCAGTCGCATGTGCATCATCCACAATCAGAGTTGCTCCGTATTTTTGAGCCAGTGAATAAAGTTGATCGACGGGCGCAATTTCCCCCGTAAGGGCAAATATACCGTCAGTAATGATGAGTGGACGGCTTTTGGGCGAAGCTTTCAGCAATTCTTCCAGATGGCTGGGATTAGCATGCTCATAATATTTTACTTGCGGAATATCACAGGGAATGCCATCTGTGATGCTGGAATGGACCATGGAATCGGCGAAGATGGAATCGTAGCGCCCCCTTAGCACGTGAAGCAGAATTTTATTTCCCATGTACCCCGAAGCAAATACTACTGCATCCTGCTGGCCTTTATATTCAGCCAACGATTTTTCCAACTCCAGGTGGATATCCGACGTACCTGTTGTTCGCCTGGACGCGGCAAAATTTACCCCATACTTTTTCAGTGCCTTAATCGCATTCTTCACCAATAGGGGGTTATTGGCAAGTCCCAGGTAGTTGTTCCCGGCAAAATAAGACAACAACGTTTTATCATTTACCCTGATAGTGCGACCAACTCCACTGTTTAAAATATTCATGAATAGATTATTAGGGTGTAATCCGGGTAACCGGAATGATTTAATGCTTTTGCTGATTATTCATAAAAGCAACCCATATTGGTATTAATGTAAGTTATCATACCAAAATGGTCAGGTCAAATATAGGAAAAAAATGTAGATTTTCCTGGAAGGAAAGTTTTCTCGCTGTCAGATGGCGACTAACGGGATAGTTTTTCCAAAAATTATTCGGAAAGCAACGCTGAAATTAATTTTCCAGCAGGTCACGAATAACGACCGAACCGATAAAACAGCCAAAAGCCGGGGGCATGTAGGAGATGGTTCCTATCGTTGATTTTTTGTTCCGCGATTCTTCAATAATCAGCTTGCTCTTGTCTACATCTTCGGGCGAAAAAACTACTTTGATGCCTTTGTGAACACCCATTTTTCGAAGACGTTTACGAATCATTTTTGCCAGTGCACAATTGTAGGATTTGGAGATGTCGGCAATCTGAATTTGCGTGGGATCCATTTTTCCACCGGCTCCCATTGAGCTGACAATAGGAAGATTGAGTTGCACAGCCGTGTACATCAGGGTTACTTTAGGTGAAAGTGTATCGATGCAGTCCACAACATAATCGAATTGCTGTTCCTGAAGTACCTGATGCATATGTTCTTCCTGAAGATAATCGTTGATAAGCCCGAGTTGAATGTCCGGATTGATATCCTGAAATCGTTGCGCCAGCACTTCTGCTTTGGGATGGCCTTCGTTCGATACAAGGGCCGGGAGTTGACGGTTGCGGTTGGTCATTTCTACCGTATCGCCATCTACGATGGTCATCCGTCCCACGCCGGAACGACAAATGGTTTCGGCTGCATATGCACCAACACCACCTAATCCTACTACCAATACATGTGCATTCCGCAATTTCTCAATTCCGGTGCTTCCGACCAGGAGCTCCGTCCGTTTGTACCACTTCATTTCTGGGAAAAAACTATGCCCGGACAATTGGTCCGAAGATTTTTTTTAGGTTGCCAAAGATATGCATTTTCAAATCTTCGAGAGGCATATTATTCAGAAGAGCTACTTCCCGGTAAATATCTTTGATATCTACAGAAGAATCATCTGTTTCCAGGAATAAATTTTTTATCGGGATTATCTCTACCGATTCCCGCAGTTTTGCCCGGTGGTCGAGCAGATGGGAACCGATGGAAAAGATAAAGTCTGTTTTGAGAAGTTCCTGCGTGGTTTGCAGATTGCCTGTATAGCCATGCAATATCCACGGAATTGTGGTGCCTTTTTTCATTCGAAGAACATCCTGCCAACATCTTACACAGTGTATAATCAGTGGTTTACCGAATTTTTGTGCAGCATGAATATGCAGTTTGAAAATCTCTTCCTGGATAGCGAGACAAGTGTGAATGGAGCGATCGAGGCCAGTTTCACCAATGCCGACAATGTTTGGATTTCCGATGTTGCGCTCCAGCATTTCCCGGGCCTCGTCCGGAGTGAACAAATGAGCATGCCACGGATGTATGCCTGCAGTTACAGGATAATTCAGCGAAGGGTTCTGCTCAAAATCCTGTAAAAATAAACTTTGCAGTTGAAAAAGGTCTTCCTGGTCAACAGCGTTGTGTGTATGGATATCGATATACGGAACAGGCACAATTATGCTTTTTATCAAATGTAATGATTATTTTCGGATAGATATTAACCAGAAAAATGCAACCACCCGTTTTTTGATGGTTATCATTGGTTTTTCAGGGCTACAGGGGACGGAAGAAGCAATGAAGCTGGCTGTTGATCTGCTGGCTCGTTATGGAAAGGCCGGCAATATAGAACAATGGATTGTTCGATAGAAGTTCGTGAAGAAGATAAAAGGACTATTTTTGCGTGAAACAACGTTGATAGATTAAAGCAAAAAAATGAAGAAACTTACCGCATTTATATTACGTCTCCTGGGATGGAAAGCGATGAGTGGAGTGGCTCCGGAATCGAAGTGTATTATTTTGGGAGCACCGCATACCTCCGCACTTGACTTTGTCATTTCGTGGCTCTATTATACCAGTGTGGGTGGGAAAGCTTATGTAATGGTGAAGAAGGAATTTTTCTTCTGGCCAGTGGGATACATAGTCCGTTGGATGGGAGGTATTCCGGTTGACCGCACCCGTGGGGCCAATGTCTTGAAGCAAGTTGTTGATGAATTCAAAACGCGCGATTACCTTCACCTGGCGATTGCCCCCGAGGGGACCCGAAAGCCAACAGCGCGCTGGAAAGCCGGATTTCATACGATGGCCCGTCTGGCAAATGTCCCGGTGTATTTGGGCTATTTCGATTGGGGCAAAAAAGAAATAGGTTTCAATGAAAAATTTGAATTGACTGATGATGTGAACGCAGATTTGAAGAGGGTACGTCAATGGTACAAGAATAAAGGCGTACAGGGAAAACATCCGGAACTGTTTAATACCGGGGACGATTTGGATTAAAAAACTGCTTATGGAACAGGTAAAAGATCTTCGCATTACGCTGATACAGCCCAATGTTTATTGGGAGTCGCCAGTGGAAAACCGGGAGCGCATATCGGAAATGATGAACACGGTAAGTGGAAATACCGACCTGGTTGTTCTGCCGGAAATGTTTACCACCGGTTTTACCATGAATGCTTCGGCTTTAGCTGAGCCGATGAACGGGGAAACCATGGCATGGATGAAAGCAAAGGCTGCCGAGCTGAATGCGGCTATTTGCGGAAGTGCGATTATTGAAGATGAGGGAGGCAGTTACAATCGTTTGCTGTTTGTCCATCCCGATGGAAGTTATCAAAGTTACGACAAGCGGCATCTGTTCTTCATCGAGGGTGAGATTGGCGTATTTGAGCCGGGAAAAGAGCGGGTGATTGTCAATTTCAGGGGATGGCGTATCGGCCTGTATATATGTTATGATGTACGTTTTCCTGTTTGGTCGCGTAACCGGAATGATACCGATTTAGCGCTTTACGTAGCCAACTGGCCAGCATCGCGTACGCGGGTATGGCAAACTTTACTGAAAGCCCGTGCCATCGAGAACCAGATTTATGTAGCGGGTGCCAACCGGGTTGGTTCAGATGGTAATGAAGTAGATTACTGTGGCGATTCGCTGCTGGTAAATCCACGCGGAGAAGTAATGCATCGCCTGGAGAACCGGGAAGTAGTTGTTACAGGCACATTATCCATCGAAAATTTGGAAAACTTCAGGTTGAAATTCCCGGTCGGGAATGATGCCGATGATTTTCGGTTACTCTGACCTTCCCTAATTGAGCTACTTAGCAACAAACGGATTATAACGGCCGAAATAAAAACCCGGGCAATAATCAATATTAGCGGTGTAAAGAACATACGTTATCAACAGTTTGTTAATACGTTTTTAACGAGATTTCAACGAACGATCGCAGGCAGGCACCAATCTGCGATCTTCGCTGAATTTTATCCCCAATAAGTCTTTTCTATTTTTCAACATTTTTTTGAAATCAGGAGGTAAGTGGAGGGGCACAAGGGTATAACGGTCAGATATGCCAAATTATTTCTTTCACACCAATGTTTCTGCAACAGTTATTTTTTAAGAAAAACTAATTATATAGTTGTAAAACTAAAAGATTAGTTGTATTATTGTGAATAGATTTCCATGCGCAGGAAATAAGATGATGAATAATCGAAAAACGGAATAACATGAAAGAGAAATTGAAAAGGGGCATACCACCCTGATTTTTTTACCTGCATTAACTAACAAAGTAGTTTGAAATAAATAACGACTTCGGTAACTTTAGCCGAAGGAATAAATGTTATTGAATAATAGTCAATTTACAATGAAAGAACTGACAAGGGCAGAAGAACAGGTGATGCAACTACTGTGGAATATGGAAAGAGCATTTGTGCGTGACATTATCGACGAAATGCCGGAGCCGAAACCGGCGTATAATACGGTTTCCACCATCGTCAGGATATTGGAGCGAAAAGGGTTTGTCGACCATAGGGCGTACGGCAAATCGCACCAGTATTTTCCCATCGTAAGCAAAAAGGAGTACACCCGTTCGTTTGGAAAGCGTTTTATGCGGAATTACTTCGATGGTTCATTTAAAGAGATGGTATCGTTTTTTGCCCGGGAGGACAAACTCGATATTCATGACCTGAATGACTTGCTGGAAGAAGTCCGGCGCGAGATAGATGATAGCGATAAAATGAAATCGTGATTTGGTAATGAACGACAACTGACTTTAGCCATATGAACACGTATATTAACTTCATTACAGAATCGGGAATCAGCTTAGGCTTGCTGACCCTGGTGTATCTCTTCTTTCTTCGCAACGAGACGTTTTTCCGGTTAAACCGTTTGTATCTGCTTGTATCAGCTGTTTTTTCCGGTATACTTCCCTTGCTTCATATTCCGGTGTTCCTGAATTCGGTTTCATCCAATCTGGGACTAATTGCCAGTGGACCAAGTGTGCTCGAAGTTGTCGAGGTGTACGGTGGTGCCGGGGCCAACGCATCCGGAGCATTTCTTTCATTGCCTCTCATCGGTCTGATATATTTTAGTGGAATACTCTTTTTTGCGCTGCGTTTTACCTGGAAACTGGGGCAGATGGTCCTGTTGGTCCGCAGTGGTGAGAAACGCAAGTTCAGAGGGCTGACTATTGTCCGCCTGGGATTCGATACATCTGCTTTTTCCTTTTTTCGCTGGCTGTTTGTTGGCCGAAGTTTCCAATTTGGAACCGAGGAAAGTAATCATATCCTGAAACATGAGATGGTACACATCCGGCAACGGCATTCCATCGATGTTTTATTGCTCGAACTGGTCGTTTTGGTGCAATGGTCCAACCCATTCATCTGGTATCTGCGCCGTGCAGTAAGAGAAAATCACGAATTTCTGGCCGATGCGCTGGTGGTTAACAAAGGCATTTCGCCTGTACGTTACAAAGCCATGCTGATTGAACAGGTGACCGGCATTCAGCTTCAGGTCGCCAACAACTTCAATTATTCCTTACTTAAAAGTAGAATAAAGATGATTTCAAAAATAAAATCGCCCCGTTGGGCCGGATATAAATACCTGATTGGATTAATAGGCATGCTGTTGCTGGTAGTTGTTTTTGCGTGCGAAAAAACAACCGAGCCGGCGACGGAGCAAGTTGCTGTTAAATCTGCGAACGTTGATAGCCAGCCGTTGATGGTATTAGACGAGGTACCAGTTACGAAAGCTGTGATGGATACGCTGAATCCAAAATCAATTTCTCACATTGATGTACTCAAGAACAAAGAATCCCTGGCTCCGTACGCAGAAAAATATGGTCAAGAAAGAGTTAAAAATGGTGTAATCCTTATTTATACAAAAGGATTTTTGAATGAACCCGTTGAAAGCACGGTCGAGAAAGATGCCAGCATAACCAGGCAAAATGCCAGTGACAATAATGCAGGGTATAACGGAGAGCCTGTTTTCTTCATTGTAGAAAATATGCCCAAATTTCCTGGTGGTGACTTAGCGCTTAGAAAATATATTGCGGCCAATATTAAGTATCCTGAAGATGCCCAAAAACAGGGAATACAGGGTAAGGTATATGTCACCTTTGTTGTGACGAAAACTGGTGAGGTAGGCGGAGCGAAAATTGCCAGGGGCGTTTCTTCTTCATTGGATGACGAGGCATTGCGTGTTGTTAGAGGCTTACCTAAGTGGACTCCGGGAACGCAAAGAGGAAAAGCGGTCAACGTTCAGTATACAGTACCTATCAATTTTGTATTGCAGTGAATTGCCGGACATCCGATACCCGAATTTAGGGTGGTTGTACCGCAAATTTACTTATGTTGACAACAGGTGAATAGAACGAGATGCCGGAGTGATTCATCCACCAGCGGCATCTCTTTTTTCTTAAATCCCCCAATATGAATGAGAAACTGAAACAGTCTACATGGTGTCTATGGATCGGTGACCAAGGGCTTTTGAAAAGTATTTTTCAGCTGATAAAAAATTAGTAGCTTTCGAACAGCTGGCGGGAGTGAAGGATATGACAGACTCTCTCTCCCTGTTTGAGCATACAGCAAATGTATAAATTAATCAAACCTATTATTTCTATGAAAAAAACACTTGTCCTGATCGCTTTTGGTGTCGGCCTTATCTTCGCCGGATGCCAGTCAAACAAACAAAAGCAAACAAAAACTGAGGCTGTTGAGGTCGAGAAAACTTCCTATGCCGGTCAAGCCGGTTGTGCTTCTGATTGTCTCTCGAAACACGAATTGGAAGCATTGAACACACTAACCGATCAGGAAAAAGCTGATGGTTGGCAACTGCTGTTCGACGGCAAAACGTTAAATGGCTGGAAAGGTTTCAATGGTAACGACATCTCCAAAGGTTGGGTGGTTCGCGACGGTTGCCTGATGTCACTCGGTAAAGGTGGCGATATTGGTGGCGACATCATTACCGACAAGCAATACGAAAATTTTGAGCTGAAATTGGAATGGCGAATTTCGCATGGAGGCAATAGCGGAATTCTGTACGGCGTTATCGATGATCCGAAGTACGGTGCGGTGTATTATACTGGCCCCGAGTACCAATTGCTTGATGATGTTGGTTTCCCGGAAAAGGTGGAAGAATGGCAGTTGACCGGCGCTAATTACGGGATGTACACAGCCGATAAGTCGAAGAAGAAACTGCAGATGGTTGGTTGCCCGGCGTTCAATACGGCCCGTATTATAGTGAACGGCAACCATGTGGAGCAATGGCTGAACGGCGGGAAGGTGGTCGGGTTCGAGCGCTGGACCGATGACTGGGGCAAACGCAAGAACGAAGGAAAATGGAAAGATTATCCCGATTATGGGATGGCGAAGATTGGCCATATTTCTCTGCAGGATCACGGAAGTTACATCTGGTTCCGGAACATCAAAATCCGTGAACTCTAATCTGCTAACCTGACTAAATTAACTGCAATGAAGAAAATAGGAATATTGCTGGCAGTGGTAGCGCTGTTCAGCGGATTTATGTCGTTACCCAAGACCATTTCCCTTTTTAACGGGAAAGATCTGACCGGATGGACGGTTTACGGAACTGAAAAGTGGTATGTCGATAACGGGGAGCTGGTGTGCGAAAGTGGTCCCGATAAGGAATATGGTTACCTGGGCACCGATAAGTATTACAAGAACTTCGATTTGACACTCCAGTTTTTGCAGGAGAGCAATGGCAACAGCGGCGTTTTTTTCCGGTCAACCATCGAAGGGACCAAGATAACCGGCTGGCAGTGCGAAGTAGCTCCTCCGGGACACGATACCGGCGGAATATACGAGTCGTACGGTCGTGGCTGGTTGGAGAAAATTCCGGAAGAGAAGGAAGATATCCTGAAGATGGGAGAGTGGAACACGTTGCGTTTGCGCGTGGTTGGGCCAACGGTTGAAACCTGGCTCAACGGAAAGAAGATGGTGAAGCTGACGGATGAAAAAATCGGGAAGGCCACTGGTTCCATTGCGTTGCAGATTCATGCCGGAGGTGGAATCAAAGTGCGCTGGAAAAATATCGAACTGAAAAAACTACCATAAAGAAAAGGGGCTGGTGAGGCCCCTTTCTTATTTTTGGTTTCCCGGAAGGAAAACTTATTTCAAATCGCGGGTACTTTCCATCAGGAATTTTACGCTGTCCTGGCAGAATCCGTGTTTTTCCCGTTCGATGAACTCGTAAATGATGCCGGTAAAAGGCGTCGGTTTGGTGAAAACCTGTGTCAGGCCTTCGCACCGGATAGGCTCCTCGGTAGTAAATTCCATCAGGCCTTTCTCTTTGAACTCTTTCATTTTAGCTTCCACCGATTCAACCTGGTATGCAATGTGATGCACACCTCCAATTCCACCGTTCTTTGAGGCTACCCACTCTTCTACAACCGAGTGATTTTGTCCGTCGGAAATGAAGATTTCGGGAGCCATGTGGTATTCCAAACCATTAGCCCCGGGAATATCCCACGGAATATCGTTCTTGAGTTTCTCTGGTGGTAACAACACCAGGCATTTGGCCGTAGAGCCATCGTCAAACTTAATTTCAAAGCCATCGGGTAATTCCGGGTCGATTTTGTAACCGAATCCTTCCGTAAAGAATCGTGCTGTCTCAAAGCGGTCGCGAACGCGATAAGCAATGTGATCAATTCTCATGATAATGCTCTTTTTGTTTGCAAGGAAGTTACAAAATCCAAAATCGGCATAACAGGGGATTTATCAGGTGTAGTGGATTTTTTTATCCGAAATAAAATTGATTAAAAAATGCGATACCCCAGAATGAAAGACAGCTTGCTGTATTTTGTATCCCACGACATGGAACTACTTAAAATATCGCGGTTTCCATAATACCGAAATTCAGAGCTGAATCGGTTGTGTTGCACACCTATGCCCGCAATAAAGCTATTTCCCGAAAGGATCTTGTAAAGACGGTCTTCGTTGGTATATGTAATGGTTGAACTAAACGGAATATCGACGACCAGGCCTCCCCTGAGGAAAAGAAACGTTTTTTTGTTCAGCTGGAAGTGGTATTTCAACCCCATCGGTATTTCCAACGATTTGTATTCAGCATTTACATCTCTCGGCAAGTAATAGGTCCTTTCAATTATTTCGTGACCTGAATATTGCTGATAGGTAGGTTCCATGAAAATACTCCACCGGTAATGATTAAATGGGAGGAGCATATTCAGTTCCAGTCCAATCCGGTAA
Encoded proteins:
- a CDS encoding DUF1080 domain-containing protein; amino-acid sequence: MKKTLVLIAFGVGLIFAGCQSNKQKQTKTEAVEVEKTSYAGQAGCASDCLSKHELEALNTLTDQEKADGWQLLFDGKTLNGWKGFNGNDISKGWVVRDGCLMSLGKGGDIGGDIITDKQYENFELKLEWRISHGGNSGILYGVIDDPKYGAVYYTGPEYQLLDDVGFPEKVEEWQLTGANYGMYTADKSKKKLQMVGCPAFNTARIIVNGNHVEQWLNGGKVVGFERWTDDWGKRKNEGKWKDYPDYGMAKIGHISLQDHGSYIWFRNIKIREL
- a CDS encoding DUF1080 domain-containing protein, whose protein sequence is MKKIGILLAVVALFSGFMSLPKTISLFNGKDLTGWTVYGTEKWYVDNGELVCESGPDKEYGYLGTDKYYKNFDLTLQFLQESNGNSGVFFRSTIEGTKITGWQCEVAPPGHDTGGIYESYGRGWLEKIPEEKEDILKMGEWNTLRLRVVGPTVETWLNGKKMVKLTDEKIGKATGSIALQIHAGGGIKVRWKNIELKKLP
- a CDS encoding VOC family protein → MRIDHIAYRVRDRFETARFFTEGFGYKIDPELPDGFEIKFDDGSTAKCLVLLPPEKLKNDIPWDIPGANGLEYHMAPEIFISDGQNHSVVEEWVASKNGGIGGVHHIAYQVESVEAKMKEFKEKGLMEFTTEEPIRCEGLTQVFTKPTPFTGIIYEFIEREKHGFCQDSVKFLMESTRDLK